One window of the Coffea eugenioides isolate CCC68of unplaced genomic scaffold, Ceug_1.0 ScVebR1_1652;HRSCAF=2538, whole genome shotgun sequence genome contains the following:
- the LOC113755691 gene encoding putative cysteine-rich receptor-like protein kinase 9, with amino-acid sequence MIYRSVLFSCFPLICLISFNTGLIYADYWCVNTTYNPNTIAGRRYTDNLNFLLSTLSSNASLASRNGFYNFTAGHDPSNMVYGLFDCRGDVNPDACGRCVANARGDILKTCWNQTTAFMSYDNCLLRYSNESMFSRTDQSVTFAAWNTQNATDPDKFNQVLSDMMNDIASQAANDRSGKKFAVKEADYSTFQRLYALGQCTPDLSSLDCENCLRNAISQIPTFCNNRRGCRITFFNCNIRYELYKFYNSVSPAPEPASSSSSPPPSPPPPSNSTSSEEGGGISTQTIVAIVVPISLAIVLLVVGFCIARRSKNCFPHKCNDSE; translated from the exons ATGATCTACAGAAGCGTATTATTCTCGTGTTTCCCTCTAATTTGTTTGATTAGCTTCAACACGGGACTGATTTATGCCGATTATTGGTGCGTAAATACTACATATAATCCTAACACCATTGCTGGCAGAAGGTATACAGACAACTTGAATTTCCTCCTTTCCACTCTATCCTCAAATGCTTCTTTGGCAAGCAGGAATGGCTTCTACAATTTCACTGCTGGCCATGACCCCTCTAACATGGTCTATGGCTTATTTGATTGTCGAGGTGATGTGAATCCCGATGCTTGTGGACGATGTGTAGCAAACGCCCGTGGGGATATTCTAAAGACATGCTGGAACCAAACGACTGCTTTTATGTCGTACGACAACTGCTTGTTGCGTTATTCGAATGAGTCCATGTTCTCCAGGACCGATCAGAGTGTCACGTTCGCAGCGTGGAATACACAGAATGCCACTGATCCAGATAAGTTCAACCAGGTCTTAAGTGATATGATGAATGACATAGCAAGTCAGGCTGCAAATGATCGGTCAGGGAAGAAATTCGCTGTCAAAGAAGCTGATTATTCCACATTTCAGAGATTATACGCCCTTGGACAGTGTACTCCAGATCTTTCCAGTCTTGACTGCGAGAATTGCCTTAGAAACGCCATTTCTCAAATACCCACATTCTGTAATAATCGTCGGGGCTGTAGAATTACTTTTTTTAACTGCAATATTAGGTATGAACTCTACAAGTTTTACAATTCTGTAAGCCCAGCACCCGAGCCTGCATCGAgttcttcttctcctcctccttctccACCTCCTCCTTCCAATTCTACTAGTAGTGAAG AGGGGGGCGGAATCTCAACACAAACAATTGTTGCAATTGTTGTCCCAATATCTCTTGCCATTGTGCTATTGGTCGTGGGCTTCTGCATAGCAAGGAGATCCAAGAATTGTTTTCCAcataaatgtaatgattcagaataa